Proteins co-encoded in one Tachysurus fulvidraco isolate hzauxx_2018 chromosome 17, HZAU_PFXX_2.0, whole genome shotgun sequence genomic window:
- the lcat gene encoding phosphatidylcholine-sterol acyltransferase has translation MPTSHALAAALIVLLALQQSAGFWLFNVIFPPTAGPHEVSNSTPPLIIVPGNIGNRLEAKIDKPTLVHWFCYKKTEDWFPLWIDLNMFMPIGVDCWIDNIRIVYNRTTHRTSNSPGVEVRVPGFGQTYSIEFLDNNNLAGYFHTMVEHLVSIGYVRNKTVRAAPYDWRIAPNEQAEYFAQLKSLVEEMHNEYKQPVHLLGHSMGGLYILYFLNQQSQAWKDRYIKSFISLGTPWGGCVKPLRVLASGDNDGIPMVSSIKIREEQRMTTTNPWMIPSQDAWPEDHVFISTPSFNYTHQDYRRFFNDINFEDGWHMWEDTRNLTADLPAPGVEVHCFYGVGLPTPVTYIYDEKFPNSDPVNFLYKDGDNTVDSHSMSLCKRWIGKQQQPVYMTEFNGLAHLDIVFNHNVLSAIQEILQGTVQKDDAVRTIFVKQSKRRKLIDQSP, from the exons ATGCCGACCTCGCACGCGCTCGCCGCCGCTCTCATCGTTCTGCTCGCGCTCCAGCAATCGGCAGGATTTTGGCTTTTTAACGTCATCTTTCCGCCGACCGCCGGCCCGCATGAAGTGAGCAACAGCACGCCGCCTCTTATCATCG TGCCAGGGAATATCGGCAATCGCCTGGAGGCCAAAATAGACAAACCCACGCTGGTGCACTGGTTCTGCTACAAGAAGACCGAGGACTGGTTTCCGCTGTGGATCGACCTCAATATGTTCATGCCCATCGGCGTTGACTGCTGGATTGACAACATTAG GATTGTGTATAACCGAACGACTCACAGGACTTCCAACTCTCCTGGTGTGGAAGTGCGAGTCCCTGGATTTGGCCAGACATACTCTATAGAGTTCCTGGATAACAACAATCTGGCAG GTTATTTTCACACCATGGTTGAACATTTGGTCAGTATTGGATATGTGCGCAACAAGACTGTTCGAGCAGCACCGTATGACTGGAGGATTGCTCCAA ATGAGCAGGCTGAGTATTTTGCACAGCTGAAGAGCCTTGTGGAGGAGATGCACAATGAGTACAAGCAACCCGTCCACCTGCTGGGCCACAGCATGGGAGGACTTTACATCCTCTACTTCCTCAACCAGCAAAGCCAGGCCTGGAAAGATCGCTACATCAAGAGCTTCATCTCACTGGGAACCCCATGGGGTGGATGTGTGAAGCCCCTCAGAGTTTTAGCATCAG GTGACAACGATGGCATCCCCATGGTGTCCTCAATCAAGATCCGTGAAGAACAGCGCATGACGACCACCAACCCATGGATGATCCCATCTCAGGATGCATGGCCTGAGGACCATGTCTTTATCTCCACGCCAAGCTTCAATTACACCCATCAGGACTACCGTCGCTTCTTCAACGACATTAATTTTGAGGATGGTTGGCACATGTGGGAGGACACAAGGAACCTCACGGCAGACCTCCCCGCCCCCGGAGTCGAGGTCCACTGTTTCTACGGTGTTGGCCTACCCACGCCAGTCACCTACATCTATGACGAGAAGTTCCCGAACAGTGATCCAGTGAACTTTCTGTACAAGGACGGGGACAATACGGTGGACAGCCACAGCATGAGCTTGTGTAAGCGCTGGATAGGCAAACAGCAGCAACCGGTGTACATGACAGAATTCAACGGCTTGGCTCACCTCGACATCGTCTTCAACCACAACGTCCTCAGTGCCATCCAGGAGATCCTACAGGGAACGGTTCAGAAGGACGACGCTGTCCGTACTATTTTTGTCAAACAGTCTAAGCGGCGCAAACTTATCGACCAGAGCCCTTAA